Proteins encoded together in one Candidatus Dormiibacterota bacterium window:
- a CDS encoding response regulator transcription factor, with amino-acid sequence MSAKRILVVEDEENIRDTLRYNLVKEGYRVDEARTGPEALTEARRVRPDLILLDLMLPELSGLEVCRILRQEMTTPIIVLTAKGAEVDKVVGLSIGADDYVTKPFSLSELMARITAILRRVELSRGSAVAATEVEELGGFTLDRGARIVRMNAEEVRLAPKEFDLLSYLLAHPGRVQSRERLIQAVWGSNFFGDRKTVDVHVRWLREKFEGFAALPFRITTVFGVGYRLDRLEDAATPEPAPAAKR; translated from the coding sequence ATGAGCGCCAAACGCATCCTCGTCGTCGAGGACGAGGAGAACATCCGCGACACGCTGCGCTACAACCTGGTCAAGGAGGGCTACCGGGTCGACGAGGCTCGCACCGGGCCGGAGGCGCTCACCGAGGCGCGCCGGGTGCGCCCCGACCTCATCCTCCTCGACCTCATGCTCCCCGAGCTGAGCGGGCTCGAGGTCTGCCGGATCCTCCGCCAGGAGATGACCACCCCGATCATCGTGCTCACCGCCAAGGGCGCGGAGGTCGACAAGGTGGTGGGTCTGAGCATCGGCGCCGACGACTACGTCACCAAGCCGTTCTCGCTCAGCGAGCTGATGGCCAGGATCACCGCCATCCTCCGACGCGTCGAGCTCAGCCGGGGCAGCGCCGTCGCCGCCACCGAGGTCGAGGAGCTGGGCGGCTTCACCCTCGACCGCGGCGCCCGGATCGTGCGCATGAACGCCGAGGAGGTGCGGCTGGCGCCCAAGGAGTTCGACCTCCTCTCCTACCTCCTCGCCCATCCCGGCCGGGTGCAGTCTCGGGAGCGGCTCATCCAGGCGGTCTGGGGCAGCAACTTCTTCGGCGACCGGAAGACCGTCGACGTCCACGTGCGCTGGCTGCGCGAGAAGTTCGAGGGCTTCGCCGCCCTGCCCTTCCGCATCACCACCGTGTTCGGTGTCGGCTACCGCCTCGACCGGCTCGAGGACGCCGCCACCCCCGAGCCCGCGCCTGCGGCGAAGCGATGA